In Thermoanaerobacter uzonensis DSM 18761, the following proteins share a genomic window:
- the mce gene encoding methylmalonyl-CoA epimerase, translating to MIKKIDHIGIAVKSIEEALKFYEDVLGLEITGVEVVEEQKVKTAFIPVGDSEIELLESTSDDGPIAKFIEKRGEGIQHIALQVDDIEKTLEELKQKGIRLIDEVPRYGAGGAKIAFVHPKSANGALLELCQRD from the coding sequence ATGATTAAAAAGATTGACCATATAGGGATTGCTGTTAAAAGTATTGAGGAGGCATTAAAATTTTATGAAGATGTATTAGGTCTTGAAATAACAGGGGTAGAAGTAGTAGAAGAGCAAAAGGTAAAGACAGCTTTTATTCCAGTAGGAGATAGTGAGATAGAGCTTTTGGAGTCTACTTCCGATGATGGCCCTATAGCAAAGTTTATAGAAAAAAGGGGAGAGGGTATACAGCACATTGCCCTTCAAGTAGATGATATTGAAAAGACTTTGGAAGAATTAAAACAAAAGGGAATTAGACTTATAGATGAGGTACCGAGATATGGAGCTGGAGGTGCTAAAATAGCCTTTGTGCACCCTAAAAGCGCAAATGGAGCTCTTTTAGAGCTTTGCCAGAGGGATTAA
- a CDS encoding cobalamin B12-binding domain-containing protein → MERPIRVLVAKPGLDGHDRGAKVIARALRDAGMEVIYTGLRQTPEQIVEAAIQEDVDVVALSILSGAHNTLFPKITKLLKERGADDILVIGGGVIPEEDIPFLKEHGIAEIFTPGTPTSAVIEYIKEHVNRAV, encoded by the coding sequence ATGGAAAGACCTATAAGAGTATTAGTGGCAAAGCCGGGATTAGACGGTCACGACAGGGGAGCAAAAGTAATTGCAAGAGCTTTAAGAGATGCGGGAATGGAAGTGATATACACGGGACTTAGGCAAACACCTGAACAAATTGTAGAAGCTGCCATTCAAGAAGATGTAGATGTTGTGGCTTTAAGCATTTTGTCTGGTGCCCATAACACTTTATTTCCCAAAATAACAAAGCTTTTAAAAGAAAGAGGAGCGGATGACATATTAGTAATAGGTGGCGGAGTTATACCAGAGGAAGACATACCTTTCTTGAAAGAGCATGGAATAGCGGAAATTTTTACACCCGGCACTCCCACTTCTGCTGTTATTGAGTATATAAAAGAACATGTCAATAGGGCGGTATAA
- the meaB gene encoding methylmalonyl Co-A mutase-associated GTPase MeaB: MRDIEELLLKGDKRAIARAITYAENYEDKAKEIIKRLYTKSGNAYIIGITGPPGVGKSTLTDKLIKNLVDVGKKVGVIAVDPTSPFTGGSLLGDRIRMQDLSQHPNVYIRSMGTRGHLGGLSKGTYMAARILDIAGMDYIFIETVGVGQSEIDIIKIADTVVMVLAPGLGDDVQAIKAGIMEIADIFVVNKCDREGADKTVVELNMMLDLDEKKEWRPPVVKVIAQENKGISDLIDHITQHKSYLEESGAFQKKRIERLKMEIIETVKNRIMKNVFDKIQDREFISKLQEVIDKRIDPYTFADDLYKEIFN, translated from the coding sequence ATGCGTGATATTGAAGAGCTTTTGCTAAAAGGGGATAAAAGGGCTATTGCCAGAGCCATAACTTATGCGGAAAACTATGAGGATAAAGCCAAAGAGATAATAAAAAGACTTTATACTAAGTCTGGTAATGCTTATATTATAGGCATTACCGGACCGCCGGGTGTTGGTAAGAGCACATTGACAGACAAATTAATTAAAAATTTAGTTGATGTAGGTAAAAAAGTAGGAGTAATAGCAGTAGACCCCACTAGCCCTTTTACAGGGGGTTCACTTTTAGGAGACAGAATAAGAATGCAGGATTTATCTCAGCATCCTAATGTTTACATAAGGAGCATGGGGACGCGAGGACATCTTGGAGGGCTTTCTAAAGGGACTTACATGGCGGCGAGAATTTTAGATATAGCTGGCATGGATTACATTTTTATAGAGACAGTTGGAGTAGGTCAATCGGAGATTGACATAATCAAAATTGCTGACACTGTGGTGATGGTTTTGGCTCCTGGACTTGGCGATGATGTACAAGCTATAAAAGCGGGGATCATGGAAATAGCAGACATTTTTGTGGTGAACAAATGCGACAGAGAAGGAGCAGACAAAACAGTAGTTGAGCTTAACATGATGTTGGACTTGGATGAAAAGAAAGAATGGAGACCACCGGTAGTAAAAGTGATTGCACAGGAGAACAAAGGAATTTCTGACCTTATTGATCATATTACTCAACATAAAAGCTATTTAGAAGAAAGTGGGGCTTTTCAAAAGAAAAGAATTGAGAGGTTGAAAATGGAGATAATTGAAACTGTAAAGAATAGGATAATGAAGAATGTTTTTGATAAGATTCAAGATAGGGAATTCATATCTAAATTGCAAGAAGTGATAGACAAAAGGATAGACCCGTACACTTTCGCAGATGATTTATACAAGGAAATTTTTAATTAA
- a CDS encoding acyl-CoA mutase large subunit family protein — translation MIDKKKLEEIKNKKEEWEVNQRQKVVSKFPERKKEFKTSSGIEIKEIYTPYDISDIDYLEKIGFPGEYPYTRGVQPTMYRGKFWTMRQYAGFGTAEESNKRFKYLLSQGQTGLSVAFDLPTQIGYDSDHPMAEGEVGKVGVAIDSLYDMEILFDGIPLDKVSTSMTINAPAAILLAMYIAVAEKQGVSPDKLNGTIQNDILKEYVARGTYIFPTGPSMRLITNIFEYCSKYVPKWNTISISGYHIREAGATAVQEIAFTLANGIAYVEAAIKAGLDVDEFAPRLSFFFNAHNDLFEEVAKFRAARRMWAKIMKERFNAKDPRSMMMRFHTQTAGSALTAQQPDNNIIRVTIQALAAVLGGTQSLHTNSRDEALALPTEDSVRIALRTQQIIAYESGVCETPDPLAGSYYVEKLTDEIEKRAFEYIKKIDELGGAARAIDLGYIQKEIQESAYRYQKEIESGERVIVGLNKFQIEEEPPKGLLKVNPAVEELQKQKIAKVKEMRNNTSVKKTLEALKKAAEGDDNLMPWILDAVREYATLGEITDVLRSIFGEYQQQIIL, via the coding sequence AAGTTAATCAAAGACAAAAGGTGGTATCTAAATTTCCAGAGAGGAAAAAAGAATTTAAAACCTCGTCTGGGATAGAGATTAAGGAGATTTACACACCTTACGACATAAGTGATATAGATTATCTCGAAAAGATTGGTTTTCCAGGAGAATATCCTTATACAAGAGGCGTACAGCCTACTATGTATAGAGGCAAATTTTGGACTATGAGGCAATATGCAGGATTTGGAACTGCAGAAGAGTCGAATAAAAGGTTTAAATATCTTTTGTCGCAAGGCCAAACAGGTTTGAGCGTAGCTTTTGATTTACCTACACAGATAGGCTATGATTCTGACCATCCAATGGCAGAAGGAGAAGTAGGAAAAGTAGGAGTAGCCATAGATTCACTTTATGACATGGAAATTCTCTTTGATGGCATTCCTCTTGACAAAGTCAGTACTTCTATGACTATTAATGCACCTGCTGCAATACTTCTTGCGATGTACATTGCAGTTGCAGAAAAGCAAGGGGTATCTCCAGATAAGTTGAATGGGACTATTCAAAACGATATTTTAAAAGAATATGTAGCTCGTGGAACTTATATTTTTCCGACAGGTCCTTCTATGAGGCTTATTACTAATATTTTTGAATATTGTTCCAAGTATGTTCCTAAGTGGAATACTATAAGTATAAGCGGTTATCACATAAGAGAAGCAGGAGCCACGGCAGTGCAAGAAATAGCATTTACTTTGGCTAATGGCATAGCTTACGTGGAGGCGGCTATAAAGGCAGGTCTTGATGTAGATGAGTTTGCTCCAAGATTGTCATTTTTCTTTAATGCCCATAACGATCTTTTCGAAGAAGTTGCTAAATTTAGGGCGGCAAGAAGAATGTGGGCAAAGATAATGAAAGAAAGATTTAACGCGAAAGATCCAAGGTCAATGATGATGAGATTTCACACTCAAACTGCGGGTTCTGCTCTTACTGCTCAACAACCTGACAACAATATTATTAGGGTTACTATTCAAGCTTTAGCAGCAGTTTTAGGGGGTACTCAGTCACTACATACAAACAGTAGAGACGAAGCTCTTGCTCTTCCCACAGAAGATTCTGTGAGAATTGCCTTAAGGACGCAGCAAATTATTGCTTATGAAAGCGGTGTTTGTGAGACTCCAGATCCATTGGCCGGAAGTTACTATGTTGAAAAATTGACAGATGAAATTGAAAAGAGGGCTTTTGAATATATAAAGAAAATTGACGAATTAGGAGGAGCGGCAAGAGCTATTGATTTGGGATATATACAAAAAGAAATACAAGAAAGTGCATATAGATATCAAAAAGAAATAGAATCTGGTGAAAGAGTAATAGTAGGGCTTAACAAATTCCAAATTGAAGAGGAGCCGCCAAAAGGGCTTTTAAAAGTAAACCCTGCTGTAGAAGAATTGCAAAAACAAAAAATCGCTAAAGTAAAAGAAATGAGAAACAATACCAGTGTGAAAAAGACTTTAGAGGCCTTGAAAAAAGCTGCAGAAGGAGACGACAACTTGATGCCATGGATATTAGATGCAGTAAGGGAATATGCGACATTAGGTGAAATTACAGATGTGTTGCGTTCTATTTTTGGGGAATATCAGCAACAGATTATATTGTAA